Genomic segment of Falco peregrinus isolate bFalPer1 chromosome 5, bFalPer1.pri, whole genome shotgun sequence:
ACCCTTATTGTTGACTTGAGGATGTACTAAGTCCTTGGATGGGTGACATAGGAATGTTGTACTAATTGTCTAGGTACgagatatgttaatgagttcccggaaagttaatgaatagacacgagtgacttgtataaagagggaGCTGGAAGGTTCCCTTGGGGTGCATGATTTTGGgggagcgatcccccatgcacccagcgctgccaaatACAGATAACCTCCGCTCGCTCATGTATTGGTAaagtgattctttaaatcaataCCATCTGTTGTAGTGAGCACATAGAAAAAGCTTATTAGCGTTTGCTTCAGAACTCCTTCAGTGTTGAATGAAAGCTGCACTACAAAGCAAAGTATTTGGGATATGGAATGTATTTTGTTTATCTCCAGGTGAAACTCCATGTTAATGTTTATCACTGGCCTCACTAAGGTGCCCAAAATGGGGTTCCAGGTTGGAACTATTCTCACCTGAATAATATATTTGATCTAATTAGGCTCTTTTGGTTGCCCTGACATCATGCAGTAGGGATGAAAGGGCTCTGGATAGACTGGAAGAGATAGTGATCTGGTAAAATCCAGCCTCAATGTAGTTGgttacttttgtttttcatgttttttggTCTCATTCATTGTATTCAGAGGGTTAGGTGAAAGTTCCCAGCTCCATGTTTGTATTCTAAAATAATGATATTCAAGAATGTTGTCATCCTGGGTTAAGCCAAATGTAATCCCAGATGCAATCTCTCGGTTGCTACTAATTATTGAGTACTGTGTTTGTGTTCTGCAACCTTGGAAAATAGACTGCAATCTTAAACATTTGAGTTCGGTTAACATACATAGAACCGAGAGCTAATTCTTTTCATGGCAAtggattatttcattttctaccTTGTCCTAAGCCTATTTAATGAATTTAATTAAGCTTTCATTATCCTACTGACATAACTAGAAGAAACCATCAGGTTTTCCCAGTCTTAACTTGCAAAACAGAGTTAACGTGATTGGTTCCTGGTTTTTAAACTGGGTGTGGTTCAGCACTGCTATACTGGTGTATGATGGCATCTAAAATTCCTTTAGCAGTTGGCAAAAATAAATAGAGTCATATATCACGTGgcaagttttcctttctttcaaggTAAGGAAAAGATATTCTctcaggggggtgggggttccCCCCCAGTGGATTCAAAATTTTATACTAATCATTGGTGTTCCTAATTTCAGTGCAagagaggtttaaaaaaatacagttttatagGTAAAAACTTGCAGCATGCCGGCCTTCAAACTGTAGCAGACTGTGACTGTGAGCCTGGTGAGGTGTAGAGTCTGAATTGTAGCTCCTGAGATGTGCTGAAATgataaaaccttttattttgaatttataaaagcagaatttgattGCTAGGTGCATCCCCACAGTTTTAAGCCCAGTGGCGCACATTCTAACAGCAGTGCAGCAGAGCATCAGAAGCATAACTTTGCAAAGCTGGATTTTGGGAATGTTGAGCTTGAATTTGTGGGAAGGTTGGCCAGGGAATTTTTTAATCAGAGAATGCATAATGTGTTAGGAAAGCCCGTTTTGTGGTGCCGCTCTATCTTCCACCTGTCTTAATTAAGCTGGAGTAGATCAGCTCATTTGACAGTTTGCATAGAAATTTTGTCCCATAGTCTCTGAAGGTAAATTATGTAAGCAGTGTTCACAGTCATAGTGCCAAAGCTAGACtctggaactgaaaaaaaaaaatagtttagtCTCACCATATTTTGTGAAATCATACATTCAAAAGTAAAATGACTTGGTGCCTTGCAGGCGGGCATTTTcattagggattttttttcctctccatttgtGTATCTCCAGGTGGAGTTTGAAGGCCTGAAACATGAAATCAAAAGGCTCGAAGAGGAAACAGAATTTCTCAACAGCCAGCTAGAAGATGCCATACGGCTGAAGGAGATCTCCGAACGCCAGCTTGAGGAGGCCTTAGAGACGctgaagacagagagagagcAGAAGAACAATCTTCGTAAGGAGCTCTCTCACTACATGAACATTAATGACTCCATGTACAACAGCCACCTGAACATCTCTTTGGATGGACTGAAGTTCAGTGATGAAGCCACAGAGCCCAATAATGATGAAATCATGAATGGATTTGAACAAAACTGCCTCAGCAAACTCAGCAATGGCAAGAATAATACATCAACGcccaagaaaaatgaaagcttccctccagcccccagTCTGGTTTCAGATCTGCTGAGTGaattaaacatttctgaaatccAGAAGCTGAAACAACAGCTTGTACAGGTGAATGGGTTTCCTAAATCGTGTACTTCTAGATAGCTGCTAGAGTTTTTGGGTTGTAATCTCAGTCTTTTCAACATCTCATGTGACCACTATACAGTATAAACTATATTTGTAAAGGCTCTGATTGATTTAGAATTTGAGGATGTGAAATGTTTGTTAGTGGAAAActacagcttgcttttttttttttttaaaaaaaaaaaaaagctagtcATGTCCTATGTTTGTAGGAAAGTTGTAATGCATCGTCTGTGCAGGACATGCTCTGTCTACTTCATTACGTCACTAGCAAGAAATATAGTGTTTTATTCAAAACTGATAGTTACTCCAGTTATTTTCATCAAAAGGAGTTTTGTACACCAtaactgttttctgtaattcaAAGAACATGAAGTTTTAATCAGTAACAAGCATTTCTGTGTTATATTTGTGCTATTCAAAGGTTGAAGAGTTTGAAAGAAGGTACATATTTGTGTTGcctagaaatattttaaagttactttaGTAAGCATTTCTTAAGTGTTCTGTAACCAAAAGCCTTTGTGGAACAAGTAGCTGGATTTTTTTAGAATGAGAATATTCAGAGGAGAAACTTTAGaagtttcagcatttctgagtCTTTCACGAAGCTCCAAGCTTCCACTATAGACTAGCTGCATGTTTTCTAATATTAACTTTATAATTTGCAAGATATCAGTAAAATTTAGCTTATCTCCAGCTGAAAGGATGTTTTCACGAAACCATCAGCTATGCAAGAAATGTGtgaaaacttgcattttgaagtggaaatgagaaagaattGGCAAGGAACACTGTGCTTGAGGTAGTTTTAGAATACATTAAATTGCCTTTTCCCATAACGTGCAAGTGATTGGATTTCTGTAAACATACGGACCTTGGCTAAATTGCTGTCTTTTGTAATAAAACCACTTAAGTGGTAAAGTTCTCTTTACGTAGATGTCTGTGTTCATGCATTTcagatggaaagagaaaagatgaaCTTGTTAACAACACTACAGGAATCTCAGAAGCAACTGGAAAATACACGGGGGGCCCTCTCAGAGCAGCATGAGAAGGTTGGCAGACTCACAGAAAACCTGAACGCGATGAAGAAGCTTCAGGTCAGCAAGGAACGTCAGTCTGCCCTTGACAATGAGAAGGACCGAGACAGCCACGAAGATGGAGACTATTATGAAGTTGACATCAATGGGCCAGAGATCTTGGAGTGCAAGTACAAAGTGGCTGTGGCAGAGATCAGTGACCTAAAAGAAGAGCTCAAAAATCTTAAGGCTAAATACAAAGAATGTGAGTCTAAGTATGAGGAAGAGAAGAGTAGATACGAGACGGAGAGCCAAGCTCTCACTGAAAAGATCACCTCGCTAGAAAAATCTAGTCGGCATGATAGAGAACAGGTGACCAgactggagaaggagctgaagaaAGTCAGTGATGTTGCTGGAGAAACACAGGGCAGTCTTAGTGTGGCCCAAGATGAACTAGTCACCTTCAGTGAAGAACTGGCCAATTTATACCACCATGTCTGCATGTGCAACAACGAAACTCCAAACAGAGTGATGCTGGATTACTACAAGGAAGATAAAGGTGGACGCAGTAGTCCAGAGACGAAGGGAAGAAGGTCTCCCATCCTTCTTTCTAAAGGGCTGTTAACTATAGAGCTAGGAAAGGCAGAGAGTGGAAGTGGTGACAGCAGTCCATCTCCAGTGTCATCTCTTCCGTCTCCTGTGTCAGATCCTCGTAAGGAACCAATGAACATTTACAACTTGATTGCTATAATCCGGGATCAGATCAAACAcctgcaggctgctgtggaCAGAACAACTGAGTTGTCCAGGCAGCGTGTTGCCACTCAAGAACTGGGGCCAGTGGTGGACAAAGACAAGGAAGCTCTCATGGAGGAAATCCTGAAGTTGAAGTCCCTGCTGAGCACCAAGAGAGAACAGATAGCAACTCTGAGAACTGTGCTGAAGGCCAACAAACAGGTAACCAGGTCTTAAAGATGTGAATGTTACAGTGTCAGGGAATTAGGTCACAAACACAAGAGAATTTTATCTTTGAAGTCATACTGCCATACCCTCAACTCATTGGGGCTTTTGTTGCTGGGACTTGTTTGGTACAAACTTGTTTGGTTTGAAGCAGGCCGTTTCGTTCATGTCCTACTGTAAAGCTGAGTGCTGGGGCTTTAACTGACTTTTGCTTGTCACATACTCATGAGACTTCTTATGAAGCTTAAGGTAGCTTTCTTCTATTACCTGTCTGAATTATATCAGATTGTGATTAATCTAAGACACCTAAAATGAAGAGGTAAATCTTACCTTATACTTGAAAGAATTCTAGGCCTTACCCttgaaaatgttcttaaacATACGTACTCTTCTATCTcaaatcacaaaacaaaagaaagccgTCCAAGATGAGGACGTGATACAAGAACATGGTCAAAATAACGGGTGAACAGTAAAATGAGTCTCTGGGGATTGGGCTGTACTATTTGATACATATTAGCAGTGCGGTAGATGAAAATAACTGCCATTAAGACACCGCATGACATGCTTCATGTCTCCTCTAAAGTTAAAGCAGTGCGAATGGaagttggttttaaaaaaaatgtagtgttgtttcaaagaaatacacgtactttaagttttcttttgcaCATAAGATAGGCAAAATTCTGTAAGGATTAGAGAACTATGCAAGTGTTGATGAATGTGTTT
This window contains:
- the BICD2 gene encoding protein bicaudal D homolog 2 isoform X4, which produces MSLAMEEEEYSRLVMESEPEWLRSEIKRLFQELGETTREKIQAAEYGLAVLEEKQQLKQQYEELELEYETIRTEMEQLKEAFGQAHTNHKKVAADGESREETLIQESATKEEYYMKKVMELQTELKQLRNVLANTQSENERLNSVAQELKEVNQNVDIQRARLRDDIKEYKFREARLLQDYTELEEENICLQKQVSVLKQNQVEFEGLKHEIKRLEEETEFLNSQLEDAIRLKEISERQLEEALETLKTEREQKNNLRKELSHYMNINDSMYNSHLNISLDGLKFSDEATEPNNDEIMNGFEQNCLSKLSNGKNNTSTPKKNESFPPAPSLVSDLLSELNISEIQKLKQQLVQMEREKMNLLTTLQESQKQLENTRGALSEQHEKVGRLTENLNAMKKLQVSKERQSALDNEKDRDSHEDGDYYEVDINGPEILECKYKVAVAEISDLKEELKNLKAKYKECESKYEEEKSRYETESQALTEKITSLEKSSRHDREQVTRLEKELKKVSDVAGETQGSLSVAQDELVTFSEELANLYHHVCMCNNETPNRVMLDYYKEDKGGRSSPETKGRRSPILLSKGLLTIELGKAESGSGDSSPSPVSSLPSPVSDPRKEPMNIYNLIAIIRDQIKHLQAAVDRTTELSRQRVATQELGPVVDKDKEALMEEILKLKSLLSTKREQIATLRTVLKANKQTAEVALANLKSKYENEKAMVTETMMKLRNELKALKEDAATFSSLRAMFATRCDEYVTQLDEMQRQLAAAEDEKKTLNSLLRMAIQQKLALTQRLEHLELDHEQSKRMISSLLPVHCRSAYK
- the BICD2 gene encoding protein bicaudal D homolog 2 isoform X3, which produces MSLAMEEEEYSRLVMESEPEWLRSEIKRLFQELGETTREKIQAAEYGLAVLEEKQQLKQQYEELELEYETIRTEMEQLKEAFGQAHTNHKKVAADGESREETLIQESATKEEYYMKKVMELQTELKQLRNVLANTQSENERLNSVAQELKEVNQNVDIQRARLRDDIKEYKFREARLLQDYTELEEENICLQKQVSVLKQNQVEFEGLKHEIKRLEEETEFLNSQLEDAIRLKEISERQLEEALETLKTEREQKNNLRKELSHYMNINDSMYNSHLNISLDGLKFSDEATEPNNDEIMNGFEQNCLSKLSNGKNNTSTPKKNESFPPAPSLVSDLLSELNISEIQKLKQQLVQMEREKMNLLTTLQESQKQLENTRGALSEQHEKVGRLTENLNAMKKLQVSKERQSALDNEKDRDSHEDGDYYEVDINGPEILECKYKVAVAEISDLKEELKNLKAKYKECESKYEEEKSRYETESQALTEKITSLEKSSRHDREQVTRLEKELKKVSDVAGETQGSLSVAQDELVTFSEELANLYHHVCMCNNETPNRVMLDYYKEDKGGRSSPETKGRRSPILLSKGLLTIELGKAESGSGDSSPSPVSSLPSPVSDPRKEPMNIYNLIAIIRDQIKHLQAAVDRTTELSRQRVATQELGPVVDKDKEALMEEILKLKSLLSTKREQIATLRTVLKANKQTAEVALANLKSKYENEKAMVTETMMKLRNELKALKEDAATFSSLRAMFATRCDEYVTQLDEMQRQLAAAEDEKKTLNSLLRMAIQQKLALTQRLEHLELDHEQSKRVRTKSASKAKSSNPSL
- the BICD2 gene encoding protein bicaudal D homolog 2 isoform X5, which encodes MSLAMEEEEYSRLVMESEPEWLRSEIKRLFQELGETTREKIQAAEYGLAVLEEKQQLKQQYEELELEYETIRTEMEQLKEAFGQAHTNHKKVAADGESREETLIQESATKEEYYMKKVMELQTELKQLRNVLANTQSENERLNSVAQELKEVNQNVDIQRARLRDDIKEYKFREARLLQDYTELEEENICLQKQVSVLKQNQVEFEGLKHEIKRLEEETEFLNSQLEDAIRLKEISERQLEEALETLKTEREQKNNLRKELSHYMNINDSMYNSHLNISLDGLKFSDEATEPNNDEIMNGFEQNCLSKLSNGKNNTSTPKKNESFPPAPSLVSDLLSELNISEIQKLKQQLVQMEREKMNLLTTLQESQKQLENTRGALSEQHEKVGRLTENLNAMKKLQVSKERQSALDNEKDRDSHEDGDYYEVDINGPEILECKYKVAVAEISDLKEELKNLKAKYKECESKYEEEKSRYETESQALTEKITSLEKSSRHDREQVTRLEKELKKVSDVAGETQGSLSVAQDELVTFSEELANLYHHVCMCNNETPNRVMLDYYKEDKGGRSSPETKGRRSPILLSKGLLTIELGKAESGSGDSSPSPVSSLPSPVSDPRKEPMNIYNLIAIIRDQIKHLQAAVDRTTELSRQRVATQELGPVVDKDKEALMEEILKLKSLLSTKREQIATLRTVLKANKQTAEVALANLKSKYENEKAMVTETMMKLRNELKALKEDAATFSSLRAMFATRCDEYVTQLDEMQRQLAAAEDEKKTLNSLLRMAIQQKLALTQRLEHLELDHEQSKRL
- the BICD2 gene encoding protein bicaudal D homolog 2 isoform X2, with protein sequence MSLAMEEEEYSRLVMESEPEWLRSEIKRLFQELGETTREKIQAAEYGLAVLEEKQQLKQQYEELELEYETIRTEMEQLKEAFGQAHTNHKKVAADGESREETLIQESATKEEYYMKKVMELQTELKQLRNVLANTQSENERLNSVAQELKEVNQNVDIQRARLRDDIKEYKFREARLLQDYTELEEENICLQKQVSVLKQNQVEFEGLKHEIKRLEEETEFLNSQLEDAIRLKEISERQLEEALETLKTEREQKNNLRKELSHYMNINDSMYNSHLNISLDGLKFSDEATEPNNDEIMNGFEQNCLSKLSNGKNNTSTPKKNESFPPAPSLVSDLLSELNISEIQKLKQQLVQMEREKMNLLTTLQESQKQLENTRGALSEQHEKVGRLTENLNAMKKLQVSKERQSALDNEKDRDSHEDGDYYEVDINGPEILECKYKVAVAEISDLKEELKNLKAKYKECESKYEEEKSRYETESQALTEKITSLEKSSRHDREQVTRLEKELKKVSDVAGETQGSLSVAQDELVTFSEELANLYHHVCMCNNETPNRVMLDYYKEDKGGRSSPETKGRRSPILLSKGLLTIELGKAESGSGDSSPSPVSSLPSPVSDPRKEPMNIYNLIAIIRDQIKHLQAAVDRTTELSRQRVATQELGPVVDKDKEALMEEILKLKSLLSTKREQIATLRTVLKANKQTAEVALANLKSKYENEKAMVTETMMKLRNELKALKEDAATFSSLRAMFATRCDEYVTQLDEMQRQLAAAEDEKKTLNSLLRMAIQQKLALTQRLEHLELDHEQSKRVRTKSASKAKSSNPSMISSLLPVHCRSAYK
- the BICD2 gene encoding protein bicaudal D homolog 2 isoform X1; the encoded protein is MSLAMEEEEYSRLVMESEPEWLRSEIKRLFQELGETTREKIQAAEYGLAVLEEKQQLKQQYEELELEYETIRTEMEQLKEAFGQAHTNHKKVAADGESREETLIQESATKEEYYMKKVMELQTELKQLRNVLANTQSENERLNSVAQELKEVNQNVDIQRARLRDDIKEYKFREARLLQDYTELEEENICLQKQVSVLKQNQVEFEGLKHEIKRLEEETEFLNSQLEDAIRLKEISERQLEEALETLKTEREQKNNLRKELSHYMNINDSMYNSHLNISLDGLKFSDEATEPNNDEIMNGFEQNCLSKLSNGKNNTSTPKKNESFPPAPSLVSDLLSELNISEIQKLKQQLVQMEREKMNLLTTLQESQKQLENTRGALSEQHEKVGRLTENLNAMKKLQVSKERQSALDNEKDRDSHEDGDYYEVDINGPEILECKYKVAVAEISDLKEELKNLKAKYKECESKYEEEKSRYETESQALTEKITSLEKSSRHDREQVTRLEKELKKVSDVAGETQGSLSVAQDELVTFSEELANLYHHVCMCNNETPNRVMLDYYKEDKGGRSSPETKGRRSPILLSKGLLTIELGKAESGSGDSSPSPVSSLPSPVSDPRKEPMNIYNLIAIIRDQIKHLQAAVDRTTELSRQRVATQELGPVVDKDKEALMEEILKLKSLLSTKREQIATLRTVLKANKQTAEVALANLKSKYENEKAMVTETMMKLRNELKALKEDAATFSSLRAMFATRCDEYVTQLDEMQRQLAAAEDEKKTLNSLLRMAIQQKLALTQRLEHLELDHEQSKRVRTKSASKAKSSNPSVSHIRSCGDRSEGSVLNNQVFCSEKYKIYCD